The DNA segment CAGGCGATCCGTTCAACACAGCACCTCCAGCGGATCAAACAGAGAACATTGAGCTGATTCCTACTCCATTTGTCAATCTTCCGGTAGGAGCAACCGAAGATCGTGTGCTTGGAACACTGGATGTGGAGCATGTGTTGCACACCGGCGTAAAACATTTCGAACCAGGATTGCTTGCCCAAGCGAATCGCGGTGTTTTGTATGTAGACGAAGTGAATTTGCTTCCCGATCATCTGGTCGATGTTCTGCTGGATGCGGTGGCGATGGGGATCAATTGTGTTGAGCGTGAAGGCGTTTCCATCACGCATGAAGCGCGCGTCATTTTGGTCGGAACGATGAACCCGGAAGAAGGAGAGTTGCGCCCGCAGTTACTGGACCGTTTTGGTTTATCAGTTTCCGTAATCGGTTACTTTGAACCGGATTTACGTAAAGAAGTAATCCGCAGAAGGATTGCGTTTGATTCGGATCCGATTGCTTATTCAAAACAATGGCAGCAAGAAGAAAAGACCCTGTCGAATCGGATTCTTCATGCGATGCAAACGTTGAACCATGTGAATGTGGCAGATGAACATCTTGAAGCCATTGTGGAAGCTTGCAGCGTTGCGCACGCCGACGGTCTTCGCGCAGACATCGTTGCTTATAAGACAGCTAGAGCAATTGCTGCATTTGATGGACGCTCCCAGGTGAATGAAGATGATGTCAAGGAAGCGCTCAGTTTAGCATTGCTGCATCGTCGCCGCAGTGGAGGACAGAATAGAAATTCTTCAGGAAATCCACAAACACCGCCATCGAGCCAAAGCGAGAATGATCCACAGCGAAATCCTAAACAGGCACAGGAACAGGAATCAAAACAGTTACCGGTTACAGTGCAACATTTTCAGCAAGATGAATCAAATAACGAAGAACCGAAGACTCCGCAAATGGTATTTTCCAATGACAAAGAACAACTGTTTTCGATCGGTGATGGTTTCGATGCTTCGAAGATGATTCCCTACCGGTTTTATCAGGATCAAAGAGCTCTTGTTTTTGGAAAAGGAACATTCGGTGCCGCCAGTGGTAGAGGTCAATTTGTGCGAGCGGTTTTGCCTCGAGCCAAAGAAAAGCTCGATCCAGCGATAGAAGCGACGATTCGTGCAGCCGCAATCGAATTGTGTTCGCGAAATCCTGAGGATTCAATCCGTCTTGTGATCCGGCCGGAACATTGGCGCCACAAACAGCGCAAGATCCGTACGCGCAATCTGATTTTGTTTGTGGTGGATGCATCCGGGTCGATGGCCGCGCAGCAGCGGATGCAATCTGCGAAGGGCGCCATTTGTTCTCTATTGGAACAGTCGTATCAAAAACGGAATGTTGTTTCGATGCTTGCGTTTCGCGGAGAAAGAGCCGAGGAGATTTTACCTCCAACCCGAAGTGCCGTTTTCGCGTACCGGCGGCTAGCGCAACTTCCTGCGGGCGGACGCACGCCTCTCGCTGAAGGATTGAAACAAACCCGTAGGGTGATTGAAAGGCAAGCACGAAAAGGAGAACGCGTGCGTCCGTTTCTTGTTTTAGTCACTGATGGACGTGCGACGTTTCCCGAGTCGCAAGCATTCGAGATTGCAATATCGGAAGCAATACAACTTCGAAAGATGGGAATCCTGGCTCTTTGCATCGATATGGAAACGGGCCCGGTCCGCTTTCATCAAACTCGCTCGCTTGCGCAGAATTTGAATGCAACCTACAAACACATTTCCGATCTGCCGCCGAAACACTGGGGGCCAGTGATCGAAGAATGGGTAAAGGCAGGACAAGGACTCTTCGTATGAGAAAAAGGTCGATGCCTTTCCGATGCCTGCAACTTTTGATCATTTCTCTGTTGTGGCTTTCCTCTTGTCAACAAAATCCATATGCAAAAAGGGACAAACAAAGCTCAAGCAATGATGCTTTTCCGTTAACGTTGGAAACAGCTGGTGGTAATACGATCACAATTCCGCACAAACCACAGAGGATTATCTCACTCACCCCGAGTAACGACGAAATTCTGTGCGAACTGGTGGATGAGAAAAGAATTGCAGGCCTTTCAAAATATTCACAATTCAAAGAAGCCAGTTACGCATTCGAAACGGCCAGCAGAATCAATGTATTTGTGGAACGAAACGCCGAACAAATTATTTCCTTGCAGCCCGATCTTGTGATTGCCGCGCGGTACACAAAAATGAATCTACAAGCATTGTTAGGGCAAACAAAAGTTCCGGTCCTGATTACAACAACCTTCGAGAATTTTTCTGACATCGAAGGAAATATCCGTTTTATCGGAAGGAGTGTCGGCGAGGAAGCGCGAGCGGATCAGGTCATTCAGAGAATGCGCAAAAAGTTAAAGGAGACAAGAGGGCGGCTGAATTCCGAAAACCGGGGACTCAGAGTCCTGTATCTAGCTTCCGGCAATTTTACGGCCGGCACAAATACAACAATCCACGAAATACTGAGTGCTGCAGGCTTAAAAAACGCTGCTACTGAAGCCGGAGTCACAGGACACGTCAAAATTGCAGCGGAACAGATCACTCAAATGGATCCTGATTGCATCCTGATCGCCAGCGGTTATGAACGTGACCGTGGATTTCGTAACATGCTTGAAAATGATGCTCAGCTTGCAAGCTTAAAAGCCATCCGGGAAAAACGGATCATTGAGCTTGAGGCACGGAATGTTTTGACCGTTTCACATCATGTTGCTGATGCCGTGGAAAAGTTGGTAGAAGGAGTCAACAAATTAAGTTCGATCAATCAAGGAGAAAAATTATGACTGCCAAATATAGGTTCACTACCGGTGCACAGGAAGTTGTCGAAGAACTCGATGGTACCGTGACCGAGTATTCGTACATAACGCCGGATGAAGAGACGATGCGTTCGATCTCGCGGTTTCTTTTTGAAGAACACTGGCGCGACATCATTGTAGGGCCGTGCATTGAAGGCTCCGTTTTTGAAATCCGCTTTGAACAACTGCCGAAGATGTCATATCTGGATGGCTATCTTACAGTCAATTTAGGTTACTGGCATTTCCATCTGTGTATCGGCACACATAAAGGAACCCCGTCTGAAGAATTGAGAGAGAAGAGACAGGTTTCAATGATGGCTTTGTTTGAATCGAAGAAAAATCGATGCATCGGTGGAAGTACTTACGGATTGCGCATGTGGAATGGTTTCGCTCAGCAAATGATCACCGTATTTCTACCGAATCCGAAATTATCGGATGAGATGAAAGTTTTGAAAGAACCACAATGGGAACGACTCAGCCTGTGGTACGAAATGAAGAACAAATTTTTAGGAGAACCGATGCCAGAATCGTTCGCTCCAATTCAAGCTGCCGTAAATCAAACAGTTGAGGTTACGGCTTAAAACAAACTTGCATTGAAAGCTACGGGAAGCGCGGTGAGATTCCGTCATTGCCCACGCAACTGTAACAGTGACTGACCTCGCAAATTGCCACTGTCCGCCACCGACGGATGGGAAGGCGCGAAGTTGGGAAATCGTTGGCACTCGCTGCCAATGATGAAAGCTGCAAGTCAGGAGACCGGCTTTCAGTGCTCATTACGATCTTTCGATGGGAAAGAGGATAGGATGAAAATCACATTCACAATTCTGTTTTTTGCCGCTCTCTTATCTATGGGAGCGGACAACAATGAGCTATTCGCTCAAACACAAACCTCCATACAAGGCAAAGTTACAAATTCCGAAGGCGAGCCTGTTGAAGGCGCGGCGGTAATATTGTATTCGCGAAGCAATCAGATCCGATCGACAACCGTCACAAACCCTCAGGGCGAATACCGCTTTCAACGGATTCTTGCAGGCGATTACATTATTGAAGTATCTGCGAATGGTTTTGAGACAACATCGCAATCGGCCCACGTAGAGAAAGATTCCAGTGCGAACGCAGATCTGGTTCTGACAGTTCATGGACCGAAAGAGAATATTCAGGTTACTGCGTCCGGAACGCCTCAAACGGTTGATGAGGTTTCCAAAGCAACCTCCACGGTAACAGCGGAAGAAATGGAACAGCGTAACGAATTATCGATCGTCGAATCTTTGCGAACCGTTCCCGGACTGCGGATCCAACAGCTTGGAAGTCCAGGATCATTTGCACGGATTCAAACGCGCGGCCTGCGCGATTCCGATACAGCAATTTTGATTGATGGCTTCCGTTTCCGCGATGCCGCTTCAACTCAAGGGGACGCAACAGCTTTCCTAGAAGAATTGTTCGTTGTGAATACCGACCGGATTGAAATTGTCCGTGGTTCCGGTTCGTCATTATATGGAACGAATGCGATCGGCGGCGTTATCAACATTCTTTCCGATCAAGGCGGCGGTCCGGCACATGGACAAATTCTAGCCGAGGGAGGAGATCTGGGAATTTTCCGCAGCCGCGCGCAGTTTTCCGGCGGTTTGGATGACAATCGTCTTATCTACAGCGGTGGATTTGCTGCCTTGAAGATTGACGGTGGGGTTGATGGTGATATCTCTACGGATAATTACAGCGGACAAGCTTTCGTGCAATACAATTTTTCATCAAACATTTCGCTTTCGGGGCGCCTTTTCGGAAATGATGCCTATTTGCAACAAACAGATAGTCCATTTGCAGCGCCAGGAGTTGTTCTTCCTCCTAGAGGAAGCGAAGTCGATGCAGTTCCACTTCCGCTGGATCAACAAAGAAGATTTGAGGCGGGAGAACCAAT comes from the bacterium genome and includes:
- a CDS encoding ABC transporter substrate-binding protein, yielding MRKRSMPFRCLQLLIISLLWLSSCQQNPYAKRDKQSSSNDAFPLTLETAGGNTITIPHKPQRIISLTPSNDEILCELVDEKRIAGLSKYSQFKEASYAFETASRINVFVERNAEQIISLQPDLVIAARYTKMNLQALLGQTKVPVLITTTFENFSDIEGNIRFIGRSVGEEARADQVIQRMRKKLKETRGRLNSENRGLRVLYLASGNFTAGTNTTIHEILSAAGLKNAATEAGVTGHVKIAAEQITQMDPDCILIASGYERDRGFRNMLENDAQLASLKAIREKRIIELEARNVLTVSHHVADAVEKLVEGVNKLSSINQGEKL
- a CDS encoding magnesium chelatase subunit D family protein, yielding GTAPHFPFSAIVGQDPMKRALVFNAIDSSIGGVLISGTRGTAKSTAARAIATLLPKIKVLAGDPFNTAPPADQTENIELIPTPFVNLPVGATEDRVLGTLDVEHVLHTGVKHFEPGLLAQANRGVLYVDEVNLLPDHLVDVLLDAVAMGINCVEREGVSITHEARVILVGTMNPEEGELRPQLLDRFGLSVSVIGYFEPDLRKEVIRRRIAFDSDPIAYSKQWQQEEKTLSNRILHAMQTLNHVNVADEHLEAIVEACSVAHADGLRADIVAYKTARAIAAFDGRSQVNEDDVKEALSLALLHRRRSGGQNRNSSGNPQTPPSSQSENDPQRNPKQAQEQESKQLPVTVQHFQQDESNNEEPKTPQMVFSNDKEQLFSIGDGFDASKMIPYRFYQDQRALVFGKGTFGAASGRGQFVRAVLPRAKEKLDPAIEATIRAAAIELCSRNPEDSIRLVIRPEHWRHKQRKIRTRNLILFVVDASGSMAAQQRMQSAKGAICSLLEQSYQKRNVVSMLAFRGERAEEILPPTRSAVFAYRRLAQLPAGGRTPLAEGLKQTRRVIERQARKGERVRPFLVLVTDGRATFPESQAFEIAISEAIQLRKMGILALCIDMETGPVRFHQTRSLAQNLNATYKHISDLPPKHWGPVIEEWVKAGQGLFV